In Sceloporus undulatus isolate JIND9_A2432 ecotype Alabama chromosome 7, SceUnd_v1.1, whole genome shotgun sequence, one DNA window encodes the following:
- the ERRFI1 gene encoding ERBB receptor feedback inhibitor 1, with protein sequence MSSSAGIATAPGARLPPEDALEPSWGGGGGGGGPSLGPNPFFSAACRRSPSAGPQQGRPRDPGSVSGPDPGERPAEDAWALPACPHLLRPPDQEPASDRRMEPLAAAAAAILLGFSQLSASDETHPHAPPLKGGPLPAASPSERSIRPLPPLPPAEEEEDQDRLAHRNQEEEEEEADREVEFLTSSDTDRLLGNSSPSTFAASAQGQHGFRGCGQVNYAYFEATADEMSPGDSAKAGPSLPSAPPPPPPHRLHRRLRRSHSGPAGSFHKPNIVVRVSNQFRQVSPTSDDDAKPEVPPRAPIPARALKPDYRRWSAEVASGAYSDEDKPPKVPPREPLFRGDSRTPSPKSLPSYLHGVMPPTQSFAPDPKYVSTKALQRQQSEGATPRGPCILPIIEKGRKVSSTHYYLLPERPPYLDRYEKFFQEANEADPTGDIEPGRDGQPWREREADPVRLAPALRAELGAPIKRKHFPCVVSP encoded by the exons ATGTCCTCCTCCGCGGGCATCGCCACTGCGCCAGGCGCCCGGCTCCCGCCCGAGGACGCCCTGGAGCCCTCTTggggcggcggcggaggcggcggaggCCCCAGCCTGGGCCCCAA CCCCTTCTTCAGCGCCGCCTGCCGCCGGAGCCCATCGGCAGGGCCCCAGCAGGGCCGCCCCCGGGATCCCG GCTCCGTCTCAGGCCCTGATCCAGGGGAAAGGCCTGCGGAGGATGCCTGGGCCCTTCCTGCCTGCCCCCATCTGCTGAGGCCCCCAGACCAAGAGCCTGCTTCTGACCGGAGGATGGAGCCTcttgctgccgctgctgctgccatcCTGCTGGGCTTCAGCCAACTCTCTGCTTCCGATGAGACGCATCCGCATGCGCCCCCCCTCAAAGGTGGCCCCCTCCCAGCCGCATCCCCCAGCGAACGCAGCATCCGCCCGCTGCCCCCGCTGCCTCCagccgaggaggaagaggatcagGATCGCCTGGCACACCgcaatcaggaggaggaggaggaggaggctgaccGGGAGGTGGAGTTCCTGACCAGTTCGGACACCGACCGCCTCCTGGGAAACAGCAGCCCCTCCACCTTCGCGGCTTCTGCGCAGGGACAGCACGGCTTCCGGGGCTGCGGCCAGGTCAACTATGCCTACTTCGAGGCCACCGCAGATGAGATGTCTCCTGGGGACTCTGCCAAGGCTGGCCCCAGCCTTCCCTCGGCGCCCCCTCCGCCGCCACCCCATCGGCTGCACCGGCGCTTACGCCGCTCGCACTCGGGACCCGCTGGCTCCTTCCACAAACCGAACATAGTCGTGCGGGTGTCAAACCAGTTCCGCCAGGTGTCCCCCACTTCAGATGACGATGCCAAACCGGAGGTGCCCCCCCGGGCCCCGATCCCGGCCCGGGCACTGAAGCCAGACTACCGGCGCTGGTCGGCTGAGGTAGCTTCGGGGGCCTACAGCGACGAGGACAAGCCCCCCAAGGTGCCGCCCCGGGAGCCTCTGTTTCGGGGGGACTCCCGGACGCCCAGCCCAAAGAGCCTGCCCTCCTACCTTCATGGAGTGATGCCCCCCACCCAAAGCTTTGCCCCAGACCCCAAGTACGTCAGCACCAAGGCCCTGCAGAGGCAGCAGAGCGAGGGGGCTACCCCAAGAGGACCCTGCATCCTGCCTATcattgagaaaggcaggaaagtCAGCTCTACCCACTACTACTTGCTGCCGGAGAGGCCCCCCTACCTGGACAGGTACGAAAAGTTCTTCCAGGAAGCCAATGAGGCTGATCCCACCGGGGACATAGAACCTGGAAGAGATGGGCAGCcatggagagagagggaggccgACCCGGTCAGGTTGGCTCCGGCGTTGAGGGCCGAGCTGGGGGCCCCCATCAAGCGCAAGCATTTCCCCTGCGTGGTCTCTCCCTAG
- the CEP104 gene encoding centrosomal protein of 104 kDa, which produces MPHKVGFIVVSSSGHEDGFSAKELMVHAPTINGWRSPRLCQYPQEIVLQMVERCRIRKLQLLAHQYMISSKIEFYISDNLPEYFAPYKSERFRRLGYVSLSDNEKTGYKARELKSVYVDAVGQYLKLTFHKNYVNRYNLYSQVALVAINIIGEPADFSSDNSHASREKLIDHYLGNNPDESALDGTYIGKPDSISPLDDLAFDMYQDPEVAQIIRKLDEKKHEAVRKEHYDQAKKLKQAIADLQKVGERLGRYEVEKRCAVEREDYDLAKQKKQQMEEYRLKVYQQLELHNLLDPDLMVRRPPDLPLDPLAYPATSPHQKKPLLSPRRDRTEAEAAEALSPEKPPEALSPEPVLAQSPSPPAAQAAPLSTESGNPKINADFIPYDERPLPATRKQQQEEGFAYLDPEMNEEDMGDTPRSGTVGEPEPLTEKALREASTAIEVFGEGLVAGAYSKTWSYREDSLLAIYKKMMEVSPSTPKEDLKNLLRGAIFLIVRAIKDIVSSVFHASLKLLKMIITQYIPAHKLGKQETAHCVERTFPNLLSRTGDSSARLRIAAANFIQEMALCNEVRPLQIIPAHLVHPLKPNSPTHLAMSQVELVERLLKDLGTDNTGFTIDNVMRFATGGLEHRVYEVRETALRVILDMYRQHRAIILDYLPPDDANTRKNVLYKTLFDGFAKIDGKPTESEMRAQKKAASEEAERQKKDEIKVLQGQLAALKEMQTEAQAAKEKEADFQKSKNPGDILKAPQPTDVADDHSSVTNYLDNLCIFCGERDESFTEEGLDLHYWKRCLMLTRCDFCKQVVEIASLTEHLLTECDKRDNFGKCPRCCEALPKDELPRHIKGKACNPAKPEKVANRCPLCHENFTPGEEAWKVHLMGKDGCRMNLRRTQILNKSLPSQSVTGRTAAPLNRSGPPAVKLRSPSVGSKIPTPRGGLNKSTGRTYAKR; this is translated from the exons ATGCCGCACAAGGTTGGGTTTATTGTTGTGAGTTCATCGGGACACGAGGATGGCTTCAGCGCAAAAGAACTGATGGTCCACGCGCCGACCATCAACGGATGGAGGTCACCAAG GCTCTGCCAATATCCCCAAGAAATCGTCCTGCAGATGGTGGAGCGATGTAGaatccggaaactccagttgctGGCTCACCAGTACATGATCTCCAGCAAAATTGAATTCTACATCAGCGATAACCTGCCTGAGTACTTTGCGCCGTACAAGTCGGAGAGGTTCCGAAGGCTGGG ttaCGTCTCTCTCTCGGATAATGAGAAGACTGGCTACAAAGCCCGAGAACTGAAATCGGTCTATGTGGATGCTGTTGGCCAATACCTGAAGTTGACCTTCCACAAAAACTATGTCAATCGATACAACTTGTACAGCCAg gtTGCTCTTGTAGCCATAAATATCATCGGCGAGCCTGCAGATTTCAGCAGCGACAACAGTCAT GCTTCACGAGAGAAGCTGATTGACCATTATCTTGGAAACAACCCAGACGAATCGGCCTTAGATGGAACATACATTGG GAAGCCCGACTCCATTTCACCACTGGATGATCTGGCCTTTGACATGTACCAAGACCCAGAGGTTGCCCAGATAATTCGCAaactggatgagaaaaaacacGAAGCGGTGCGCAAGGAACACTACGATCAGGCCAAGAAACTCAAGCAAGCCATTGCGGACCTGCAGAAG GTCGGTGAGCGGCTGGGCCGCTACGAGGTGGAGAAGCGCTGTGCAGTTGAGAGGGAGGACTATGATCTGGCCAAGCAGAAGAAGCAGCAGATGGAGGAGTACCGCCTCAAAGTCTACCAGCAGCTGGAATTACACAACCTCCTTGATCCGGACCTGATG GTCCGGCGGCCCCCCGACTTGCCTCTTGACCCCCTGGCTTATCCTGCCACGTCTCCTCACCAAAAGAAGCCTCTGCTTTCTCCCCGGCGGGACAGAACCGAAGCGGAGGCTGCCGAGGCTTTGTCTCCCGAAAAGCCACCAGAGGCTCTTTCTCCTGAGCCGGTTCTTGCCCAGAGCCCCTCTCCTCCTGCAGCCCAGGCGGCCCCTCTCTCTACCGAATCTGGAAATCCAAAGATAAAT GCTGACTTCATCCCTTACGACGAGAGGCCTCTCCCAGCCACCcggaagcagcagcaggaggaagggttTGCTTACCTGGATCCTGAAATGAACGAGGAGGACATGGGAGACACGCCAAGAAGTGGCACTGTGGGAGAGCCAGAGCCATTGACGGAGAAAGCATTGAGGGAGGCCAGCACAGCCATTGAAGTGTTTGGCGAAGGGCTG GTTGCTGGGGCCTACTCCAAAACGTGGTCCTACCGGGAAGACTCATTGCTCGCAATTTACAAAAAGATGATGGAGGTGTCTCCCAGTACGCCAAAGGAAGACCTGAAGAACCTGCTTCGGGGTGCCATCTTTCTCATAGTGAGAGCCATAAAAGACATTGTCTCATCG GTTTTCCACGCTTCCTTAAAACTTCTTAAAATGATCATCACCCAGTATATCCCCGCGCATAAGCTTGGGAAGCAAGAGACCGCGCATTGTGTGGAGAGGACTTTTCCCAACCTGCTTTCCAGGACCGGAGACTCCTCTGCCCGCCTTCGCATAGCGGCTGCCAACTTCATCCAG GAGATGGCCCTCTGTAATGAAGTAAGGCCCCTTCAGATCATCCCTGCTCACCTGGTGCATCCCCTGAAGCCAAATTCTCCAACACATCTCGCAATGAGCCAGGTGGAATTAGTGGAACGGTTGCTAAAAGATCTCGGGACGGATAACACCGGCTTCACCATTGACAACGTCATGCGC TTTGCCACAGGCGGCCTGGAGCACCGGGTCTATGAGGTCCGCGAAACAGCCCTCCGGGTGATCTTGGACATGTACCGCCAGCACCGAGCCATCATCCTGGATTACCTCCCTCCCGACGACGCCAACACCCGGAAGAACGTTCTGTACAAGACACTTTTCGACGGGTTTGCTAAAATAGACGGCAAGCCCACGGAGTCTGAGATGAGG GCACAGAAGAAGGCGGCCTCAGAAGAAGCCGAAAGACAGAAAAAGGATGAAATCAAAGTTTTGCAAGGTCAGCTGGCTGCTCTGAAGGAGATGCAGACAGAAGCTCAGGCAGCAAAG GAGAAAGAGGCCGATTTTCAGAAATCCAAGAACCCAG gTGACATCTTAAAAGCCCCACAGCCTACGGACGTTGCGGATGATCATTCCTCTGTCACAAATTACCTTGACAA CCTTTGCATCTTCTGTGGGGAAAGAGATGAATCTTTCACAGAGGAAGGCTTGGATCTCCACTATTGGAAGCGCTGCCTCATGCTAACCAGATGTGATTTCTGCAAGCAG GTTGTTGAGATCGCTAGCCTGACGGAGCACTTGCTGACCGAGTGTGACAAGAGGGACAATTTTGGCAAGTGCCCACGCTGCTGTGAAGCCCTTCCAAAGGATGAGCTGCCCCGCCACATCAAGGGGAAGGCCTGCAACC CTGCCAAACCTGAAAAGGTGGCCAACCGTTGTCCCTTGTGCCACGAGAACTTCACTCCAGGAGAAGAG GCCTGGAAGGTGCACCTCATGGGCAAAGATGGCTGTCGCATGAACCTGAGGCGGACCCAGATCTTGAACAAGAGCTTGCCATCGCAGTCCGTCACCG GCAGAACCGCCGCGCCACTCAACCGATCCGGGCCACCAGCCGTGAAGCTTCGCTCCCCTTCGGTCGGAAGCAAGATCCCCACTCCACGCGGAGGCTTGAATAAAAGCACTGGCAGAACGTACGCCAAGCGATGA
- the LRRC47 gene encoding leucine-rich repeat-containing protein 47, translated as MAAPEEEEDPWPEVLEPGPAALPRRELSLEPGEPLERRVRSSEGRLPAALGRLGAALRRLEVRGCLALKEPGPALGLLSGLQVLALPGCGLGPQGFSASGRLLPASLRTLDLSANGLEELPLELGGGGEGGGGEGQGAGASGPLLPELRLLNLRRNRLRALGPGLALHAPALQELLLAGNALRRLPGAMLPGNTGLPPPPRAPRQAPAPALALLATLEASGNQIQEMDPSIARLTGLKTLDVSNNQLSEIPVELADCPKLKDLNLKGNTLKDKRLEKMVNSCQTKSILEYLRAGGRGGGKGKGKQDGPEREEPRKKKRERARKKAGSDAEEELEEAQKLLLKILHIAENPAPVVVKASPSVKEVRPYIVCCVVRGMNLSPGNTLKRFLSVQTRLHEDVCEKRTVATIATHDLRLVKGPLLYDVQPPDDLKITPLGRKEVKAKDLLRQLQSEAEEQRKQKKRQNISGLHRYLQLLNGKENYPCLIDAEGTVISFPPITNSEKTKLGKNTSDLLLEVTSATSLQICKDIMDTLILKMAELNRSALGNMDGEPGSDHDSNDENASVPATSPLVLEQVRVVDTDGNLKVLYPSKTDLGTVSSLVTVIH; from the exons ATGGCggcgccggaggaggaggaggatccgtGGCCGGAGGTGTTGGAGCCGGGGCCGGCGGCTCTTCCTCGGCGGGAGCTGAGCCTGGAGCCGGGGGAGCCCCTGGAGCGCCGCGTCCGTTCCTCCGAGGGCCGCCTTCCCGCCGCCTTGGGCCGCCTGGGCGCCGCTCTGCGCCGGCTGGAGGTGCGCGGCTGCCTGGCGCTGAAGGAGCCGGGCCCGGCGCTGGGGCTGCTGTCGGGGCTGCAGGTGCTGGCGCTGCCCGGCTGCGGCCTGGGCCCCCAGGGGTTCTCGGCCTCCGGGCGCCTGCTCCCGGCCTCCCTCCGCACCCTCGACCTCTCCGCCAACGGCCTCGAAGAGCTCCCCCTCGAACTCGgaggcggaggagaaggaggcggagGAGAGGGCCAGGGCGCCGGAGCCTCTGGGCCGCTGCTTCCCGAGCTGCGCCTGCTCAACCTCCGCCGCAACCGGCTCCGCGCCCTGGGCCCCGGCCTGGCCCTCCACGCCCCGGCCCTCCAGGAGCTGCTCCTGGCCGGCAACGCCCTCCGCCGCCTCCCGGGCGCCATGCTCCCCGGAAACACCGGCCTCCCTCCGCCGCCCCGAGCCCCGCGCCAGGCCCCGGCCCCCGCCTTGGCCCTGCTGGCCACCCTCGAGGCCTCCGGGAACCAGATCCAGGAGATGGACCCCTCCATCGCCAGACTCACGGGCCTCAAG ACCTTGGACGTCTCCAACAACCAACTGTCCGAAATCCCCGTGGAGCTGGCCGACTGCCCTAAGCTGAAGGACCTCAATTTGAAAGGAAACACCCTGAAGGACAAAAGGCTGGAGAAGATGGTGAACAGTTGCCAGACGAAATCCATCCTGGAGTACTTGCGGGCCGGGGGCCGAGGGGGCGGCAAGGGGAAAGGCAAGCAGGATGGTCCAGAAAGGGAAgagccaaggaagaagaaaagagagagggccAGGAAGAAGGCAGGCAGTGACGCCGAGGAGGAGCTGGAGGAGGCCCAGAAGCTGCTGCTGAAGATCCTCCACATTGCCGAGAACCCGGCGCCCGTCGTAGTCAAAGCCAGCCCCAGCGTCAAAGAGGTCCGGCCGTACATCGTCTGCTGCGTGGTGAGAGGAATGAATTTAAGCCCAGGAAACACCTTGAAGAGGTTCCTTTCTGTCCAG ACTAGACTCCATGAGGACGTCTGTGAGAAACGGACGGTGGCCACCATCGCCACACACGACTTGCGGCTGGTGAAAGGTCCTCTTCTGTATGACGTCCAGCCGCCAGATGATTTGAAG ATCACCCCTTTGGGCCGGAAGGAGGTGAAGGCGAAAGACCTCCTGCGGCAGCTGCAGTCTGAAGCTGAGGAACAGCGGAAacagaagaagaggcagaataTCTCTGGATTGCACAG GTACCTTCAGTTACTCAATGGGAAGGAAAACTACCCCTGTCTCATCGACGCCGAGGGCACTGTGATTTCATTCCCGCCAATCACAAACAGTGAGAAGACAAAG cttgGGAAGAACACATCTGACCTGCTTCTGGAAGTCACGAGTGCCACAAGCCTCCAGATCTGCAAAGACATCATGGACACCCTCATTCTG AAGATGGCAGAGCTGAACAGGTCTGCTTTGGGGAACATGGATGGGGAACCAGGTTCGGATCACGACTCCAATGACGAAAACGCCAGCGTTCCTGCCACCTCGCCTCTGGTCTTGGAACAGGTTCGGGTCGTGGACACGGATGGGAACCTGAAGGTCCTCTATCCCTCCAAAACGGACCTGGGCACAGTCTCGTCTCTCGTCACCGTCATCCATTGA